A region from the Mercenaria mercenaria strain notata chromosome 7, MADL_Memer_1, whole genome shotgun sequence genome encodes:
- the LOC128558531 gene encoding membrane cofactor protein-like, giving the protein MEYIKAAKVLKGIVLIYACFVTVTRASYNDSTTYDDSTNITDCGPVPNITHGVVQLQDEYDTLYGALAYVLCDRGFETNITVLTCLDTGDWEDWETFASCEPIDCGEVPYIDNGNTALVDSNNSTYRAQAIVNCDPGYSADKSYIKCLSSGNWDDNVTINECDVNNIPVIANGEVILNTDSNQTIASLVNVSCNNGFAATSPVVACMGQGVWQDNVTCTPYVLGIVKVETGQDIANGQHFAYFRCVFNIAVGLKYRIKWYKEHCCQINLKRQSKYDIF; this is encoded by the exons ATGGAATATATAAAAGCAGCAAAAGTTCTAAAAGGAATAGTTCTGATTTATGCATGTTTTGTTACAG TGACAAGGGCTTCTTATAATGATTCCACAACATATGATGACTCCACCAACATAACTG atTGCGGGCCCGTTCCCAATATCACTCATGGAGTTGTGCAGCTTCAGGACGAGTATGACACTTTGTATGGAGCACTGGCGTACGTGCTATGTGACAGAGGGTTTGAAACAAACATAACAGTTCTAACTTGCCTCGACACTGGGGACTGGGAGGATTGGGAAACGTTCGCAAGCTGTGAACCTATTG ATTGTGGAGAGGTACCATATATCGATAACGGCAATACAGCTCTTGTTGACAGTAACAATTCAACATACAGAGCACAAGCAATTGTGAATTGTGATCCTGGATACAGTGCTGATAAATCTTACATCAAATGTCTGTCGTCGGGAAACTGGGATGATAATGTCACCATAAAcg AGTGTGATGTCAACAATATACCAGTTATTGCCAATGGCGAAGTGATATTGAACACAGACAGTAATCAGACAATTGCTTCATTAGTTAATGTGAGCTGTAATAATGGATTTGCTGCGACTTCACCAGTTGTTGCATGTATGGGACAAGGTGTATGGCAAGATAATGTAACATGTACTCCTTATG TTCTCGGCATCGTTAAGGTTGAAACTGGTCAGGACATTGCTAATGGACAGCATTTTGCCTACTTCAGATGTGTGTTTAACATTGCGGTCGGATTGAAATACAGAATCAAATGGTATAAAGAACACTGTTGtcaaataaatttgaaaaggCAATCTAAGTATGATATATTTTAA